One part of the uncultured Bacteroides sp. genome encodes these proteins:
- a CDS encoding ATP-binding protein, whose protein sequence is MNTLDLDNFGEDERRIKKSNVRQIFTPHKPITDERFFKGRMEEMKQLLSTLNTPGEHVLLYGDRGVGKSSLANIAAQNLVKLTEQKLVIKRCDSSDNFLSIIEPALIEAGCCPRTISITSQQSFSASIFKSNIAAGNIVQKEGYMNQSSSPSWVTQKIKDLNVLLLIDEFDAIQEVEDKYKVAELIKQLSDSNSKLKILIVGIAESSSELTEGHPSVQRCLKEIKLNRMKYEELSHIIKYGANILNLIFEKEVIYRIIRLSSGYAYFTHLLALKAAEKAIIEERKTVALNNLNFAIEKAINDCESSLQKLYETSIKSSVERYKKVLYATALCNDEFIRKRDVKEKYESKFGEPLMQSALNSCLCRIASDDNSKILKRIYKGVYRFSDPRMASYIRIVQSYMYTSNEN, encoded by the coding sequence ATGAATACTTTAGATTTAGATAATTTTGGTGAAGATGAAAGACGCATTAAGAAATCTAATGTGAGACAGATTTTCACCCCTCATAAGCCCATTACAGACGAACGTTTTTTTAAAGGACGTATGGAAGAAATGAAACAACTATTATCAACTCTCAATACGCCTGGAGAACATGTATTATTATATGGTGATAGAGGAGTTGGTAAAAGTTCTTTAGCGAACATTGCAGCTCAAAACTTAGTCAAACTAACTGAACAAAAGTTGGTTATAAAAAGATGTGATAGTTCTGACAACTTTCTAAGTATTATTGAGCCAGCATTAATTGAAGCTGGATGTTGTCCACGAACGATTTCCATCACATCACAGCAAAGCTTTAGTGCATCTATTTTTAAAAGCAATATTGCTGCTGGAAATATTGTACAAAAAGAAGGTTATATGAATCAATCATCATCGCCTTCATGGGTTACCCAGAAAATCAAAGACTTAAATGTACTTCTGCTAATAGATGAATTTGATGCAATACAAGAAGTTGAAGATAAATATAAAGTAGCAGAACTCATTAAACAATTAAGCGATTCTAATTCTAAGTTGAAAATATTAATTGTGGGTATTGCGGAATCCTCGTCAGAGCTAACAGAAGGGCATCCTTCAGTACAACGTTGCCTTAAAGAGATTAAATTAAATCGAATGAAATATGAGGAACTTTCCCATATTATAAAATATGGAGCAAATATATTGAACTTAATTTTTGAAAAAGAAGTAATATATCGAATTATTAGATTAAGCTCTGGGTATGCTTACTTTACACATCTTCTGGCATTAAAAGCTGCTGAAAAAGCAATAATTGAGGAAAGAAAAACTGTTGCATTGAATAATCTCAATTTTGCAATAGAGAAAGCAATAAACGACTGCGAAAGTTCACTACAGAAGCTTTATGAAACATCTATAAAATCATCGGTTGAACGTTACAAGAAAGTGTTATATGCAACAGCTTTATGTAATGATGAGTTTATACGCAAAAGGGATGTAAAGGAGAAATATGAATCGAAATTCGGGGAGCCATTAATGCAGAGTGCTTTAAACTCATGTCTTTGTAGAATTGCATCAGATGACAATAGCAAAATTCTAAAACGAATATATAAAGGCGTATACCGTTTTTCTGATCCAAGAATGGCTTCATATATAAGAATTGTGCAGTCTTATATGTATACCTCAAATGAAAATTAA